In the genome of Triticum urartu cultivar G1812 chromosome 5, Tu2.1, whole genome shotgun sequence, one region contains:
- the LOC125506161 gene encoding ankyrin-1-like → MEMEMEAMGKQQREEALLRAAADGNLRLLKEMARWMGSGGEGEAAILGTVEDGVGDRALHLAAGSGRLEVCRYLVEDLRLDVNQLNFIGDTPLYHSVLYGRDAAARYLLDHGADPLAGKVHSPLYAAAKEGHCEIVKLLLSRGINVDLDSLQGTPLHAAAISKDHDIIKILLEHHANPNKVFGLGYTPLSWAIRAFEPMPREPLECVKLLVKAGADLNFIDFNGGSYAMLAVKSGFPGIMRFLLDAGANPNIPDECGNTPIEVAASKGSRDMVEMLFPLTSPVSTLPNWSIDGIISHVKHFGLKPMDKQKCAKIRTELKQKASEAFKEGKYYVASEMYTGAMAFDPSPDDCATILANRSLSTLRGGNGRAALSDATMCRMARPLWPKACYREGAALMLLKKYERACEAFADGLKLDPTNGDLANALREAQEAAKNARRREK, encoded by the exons atggagatggagatggaggcGATGGGGAAGCAGCAGCGGGAGGAGGCGCTCCTCCGCGCCGCTGCCGACGGCAACCTCCGTCTACTCAAGG AGATGGCGCGGTGGATGGGCTCGGGAGGCGAAGGAGAGGCCGCCATCCTGGGCACGGTGGAGGACGGCGTAGGGGACCGCGCGCTGCACCTGGCGGCCGGGTCGGGTCGGCTCGAGGTCTGCAGGTACCTCGTCGAGGACCTCCGCCTCGATGTCAATCAACTCAACTTCATAG GTGATACACCACTGTACCATTCTGTCTTGTATGGGAGAGATGCTGCTGCAAGATATCTTCTTGATCATGGTGCTGATCCACTAGCTGGCAAAGTACACTCACCTCTCTATGCCGCTGCAAAGGAAG GACATTGCGAAATAGTAAAACTGCTGCTTTCAAGAGGAATCAATGTGGATTTAGATTCTTTACAAGGGACGCCATTGCATGCAGCCGCTATCTCTAAAGACCATGACATAATTAAGATTTTGTTGGAGCACCATGCCAAT CCTAACAAGGTTTTTGGTCTTGGTTATACCCCATTGAGTTGGGCCATCAGGGCCTTCGAGCCCATGCCGAGAGAGCCGTTGGAATGTGTCAAGCTACTTGTTAAG GCTGGTGCAGATCTTAATTTTATTGACTTCAATGGTGGTAGTTATGCGATGTTGGCAGTGAAGTCTGGCTTCCCTGGCATCATGAGGTTCTTGCTAGATGCTGGTGCTAACCCCAATATTCCTGATGAA TGTGGTAACACACCAATTGAAGTTGCTGCCTCTAAAGGCAGTAGGGACATGGTTGAAATGTTATTCCCTTTAACTTCTCCTGTTTCAACGCTGCCGAACTGGAGTATTGATGGAATCATTTCTCATGTGAAACACTTTGGTTTGAAGCCGATG GATAAGCAAAAATGTGCGAAGATAAGAACTGAACTAAAGCAGAAAGCTTCAGAGGCATTTAAGGAAGGGAAATATTATGTGGCATCAGAGATGTATACTGGT GCAATGGCATTTGACCCTAGTCCAGATGATTGTGCGACCATATTGGCAAATAGGAGTCTCAGTACGTTGCGCGGTGGGAATGGAAGAGCTGCTCTCTCTGATGCTACCATGTGCAGGATGGCGCGACCTCTTTGGCCAAAAGCTTGCTATCGAGAAGGCGCTGCTCTTATGTTATTGAAG AAGTACGAGAGAGCATGCGAGGCTTTTGCGGATGGCTTGAAGCTTGACCCTACAAATGGTGATCTTGCAAATGCTTTAAG GGAAGCCCAAGAAGCAGCAAAGAATGCTCGTCGCCGTGAAAAGTGA
- the LOC125507470 gene encoding ankyrin-2-like: MGSGGQGEAAVLAAVEDGQGDRALHLAAAAGRLEVCRYLVQDLRLDVNQLNLIVTTTLYGGIRISGFRFCVTCCDTLLYLSASYGRADAARYLLDHGADPLAGKVHSPLHGAAKEGHCEIVELLLSRGINVDLDSAQGTPLHAAAISKHHDIIKILLEHHADVRHQFLCSLLCGEKENSGTEYLVASGTRASSPNKVYGLGYAPLSWAIRAIRPMPREPLECVKLLVKAGADLNFIDFDGGSYVMLAVKFDSPGIMKFLLDAGANPNIPDECGRTPIEVAASKGSRDMVEMLFPLTPPISTLPDWSIDGIISHVKHFGLKPRVCVSFCAHLQFHMLFIITLTKDKEMYAKRRTEVKRKASEAFKRGDYYMASEMYSSTRAFDPSPDEYATILANISLCALRAGNGKAALSYATMCRMGRPLWPKACYQEGAALMLLKKYERACEAFADGLKLDPTSGDIANALSHFEVGTNQKGLELGVLGKRSRETFIVHFTSPISYWKYPCSDMADFPTSTMKSF; encoded by the exons ATGGGCTCCGGCGGGCAAGGCGAGGCCGCCGTCCTGGCGGCGGTGGAGGACGGCCAAGGGGACCGCGCGCTGCACCTGGCGGCCGCGGCGGGGCGGCTCGAGGTCTGCAGGTACCTCGTCCAGGACCTCCGCCTCGATGTCAATCAGCTCAACCTCATAG TTACTACCACGCTGTATGGTGGAATTCGCATTTCAGGCTTCAGATTTTGTGTTACATGCT GTGACACGCTACTGTACCTTTCTGCCTCATATGGGAGAGCTGATGCTGCAAGATATCTTCTTGATCATGGTGCTGATCCACTAGCTGGCAAAGTACACTCACCTCTCCATGGCGCTGCAAAGGAAG GACATTGTGAAATAGTAGAACTGCTGCTTTCAAGAGGAATCAATGTGGATTTAGATTCTGCGCAAGGGACGCCATTGCATGCAGCTGCTATTTCTAAACACCATGACATAATTAAGATCTTGTTGGAGCACCATGCCGATGTAAGACACCAGTTTCTTTGTTCTCTTCTTTGCGGTGAAAAAGAGAACTCTGGAACGGAATATCTTGTGGCCAGTGGTACTCGTGCTTCATCT CCTAACAAGGTTTACGGTCTTGGTTATGCCCCATTGAGTTGGGCCATCCGTGCCATCAGGCCCATGCCTAGAGAGCCGTTGGAATGTGTCAAGCTACTTGTTAAG GCTGGTGCTGATCTGAATTTTATTGACTTCGATGGTGGTAGTTACGTGATGTTGGCAGTGAAGTTTGACTCACCTGGCATCATGAAGTTCTTACTAGATGCTGGTGCTAACCCCAATATTCCCGATGAA TGTGGTAGGACACCGATTGAAGTTGCTGCCTCTAAAGGCAGTAGGGACATGGTTGAAATGCTATTCCCTTTAACTCCTCCTATTTCAACGCTGCCGGACTGGAGTATTGATGGAATCATTTCTCATGTGAAACACTTTGGTTTGAAGCCGAGGGTATGTGTTTCATTCTGTGCTCACTTGCAGTTCCATATGTTATTTATCATCACCCT GACCAAA GATAAAGAAATGTACGCAAAGAGAAGAACTGAAGTTAAACGGAAAGCTTCTGAGGCTTTTAAGAGAGGGGACTATTATATGGCATCAGAGATGTATAGCTCT ACAAGGGCATTTGACCCTAGTCCGGATGAGTATGCAACCATATTGGCAAATATTAGTCTATGCGCGTTGCGTGCTGGAAATGGAAAAGCTGCTCTGTCTTATGCTACCATGTGCAGAATGGGGCGACCTCTTTGGCCAAAAGCCTGCTACCAAGAAGGGGCAGCTCTTATGTTATTGAAG AAGTACGAGAGAGCATGTGAGGCTTTTGCGGATGGCTTGAAGCTTGACCCTACAAGTGGTGATATTGCAAATGCTTTAAG CCATTTCGAAGTTGGCACTAACCAGAAAGGTTTGGAACTTGGTGTATTGGGCAAAAGATCCAGGGAAACGTTTATTGTTCA CTTCACTAGTCCAATCAGCTACTGGAAATATCCATGTTCAGACATGGCAGATTTCCCCACTTCGACAAtgaaatcattttga